The Glycine soja cultivar W05 chromosome 4, ASM419377v2, whole genome shotgun sequence genomic sequence catggatGGAGaaacttcaccaccaagataatgccttggataagaagcttagagaggaagcttcaatggaggaagacaatgagagagaggaGGGGGCATGGGAATTGAAGGAGATtaaggagagaagttgaactttgaagtgtgtctcaagagtttctcattcatcaaaattatgacaagtgttacacatgtttctatttatagcctagcacatgggaagcttccttgagaagtaaGGAAGGAAGCTTCCTTGGAAAGCTagaggaagaaagcttccttgagaagctagagggggGCTACTCACATCCCTccaataactaagctcaccccgatgctaaaatacatgaaaatacaatggGAAGTTTCCTTGCGAAGcaaggaagaaagcttccttgagaagctagagggggCTACTCACACCTCTttgatagctaagctcacccccatgccaaaatacatgaaaatataaaaaaagtccctactacaaagactactcaaaatgccctaaaatacaaggctaaaatcctatactaCTAGGGTACCTTAACTTGTACCCTTAATTTGTAGGGTATCCTACAAACCtaaaaatggccaaaatacacggtccaaaagaaggaaaacctattctaatatttacaaagaaaaatggacccaaccttggcccatgggctcaaaaatttactctgaggttcatgagaaccctagggtcttcttcagcagctctagcccaatcctcttggagcctcttgcttaTGGCTCttgtgactggtcccttcctaggagAATTGCATCAAAGTGTCACTTCCATTGTGAAGGatgataggtttaatttgaaccaatacctaaagaatgactttgagaggAAACATATGAAAAACATTCAttatgcttcagttgttggaagcctcatgtatgctcaagtatgcacGAGGCATGACATTGCTTTTGCagttggaatgttaggaagatatcagaGTAATCTAGGTATTGACTACTGGAGAGCTGCAAAGAAAATGATGAGGTACCTTCAAGGGACCATAGATTACATGCATATGTATAGAAAGACGAATAATCTTGATGTGATTGGTTAttcagactcagactttgctggcTGTGTTGATTCTCACAAATCAACATCtgggtacattttcatgatggtTGATGGAGCTATTTAGTGGAGGAGTGTTAAGTAGACTTTGATTGCTAAttctaccatggaagctgaGTTTGTTCTTGCTTTGAGGCTACATCACATGGTGTATGACTTAAGAGTTTCATTTATGGGCTGAAGATAGTTGATACTATTTCAAGGCCTTTGAATATTGTTTGCGATAACTCAGCTACTATCTTTATGGCTATgaataacaaaagtggaagtcgaagtaaaCAAATTGATGTGaagtacttagccattagagaaagaataaaagacaaaaaaatggtcattgagCATATAAGTATTGAGCTAATGATCGTTGGTCCTTTGACTAAGGGCATGCCACCATTTAAGTTCAAGGATCATGTAGAGAGAATGAGACTTGGTTCCACTTTATGATTTTATACATATAGGTTAAAGTTGAAACtcttatattatgatattttcttatattcaagtacacattgatttatttgagaaaatttattttttggaccaagaataaacattggatttattcattaatttttattaccaCATTGAGTATACTACTTGGGAAATTGAACATGTCGTAATACATGGATGATATTACTCGTTATAAGAAGAATTATTACTATGATTCACATGTTCATTTCTTAAGGAAATTGAGCATTTTGACTTATTTTAGCCAATGAGTCAAAATGtttggaccaagtgggagaatgtaataattttttaattaaaagcttTGATTAACTCCTTAATAGTGGTCTAAACGTTTTGGACTTAGAAGGTTAAGTGCTTCGTCAGTGTTGGAGTTGGAAGGCCAAATATTGAATGACATCAATGGATGGTAATGGctactaaatgcattcttgatggtagaatgcctatatatagcGCATGTGTTTGGTCCCTGagctcatttatttcattttcatctgATACACCATCTACAGAGAGAGAGTTTGGAAGAACCAAAATAAAGCAATTCTTTAATGACAATGGCTGGAGGTAGATTCTGATTTTGTTTTCTGCATTTGTTAATGAcctgtgttttgttttgttgtttataaCATCACAGGTTTGATATTTTAGTCTTACAGGAGGATCATCATCAACACCATGAAAAGTAGAGTAGAGAATAAGGAAATTACTTGCAAAAGAGAATCGTAGTTATAGGGGTCAATAACAAACTCAGAATCAAACATTGGAGGTTCTACGATCAGGTCTAGGCTTATGACGATGACAAAAGCTGACTGATGTAGTGGAGTACCAACTTGCAACGAACACGTTTAGTTTAGTTTAGTAGAATGGAGCCACCATTTTCACACCTTCAAAAAGTGTGGCGTTGATACATTACTATATTAATCTCTAAAACTaagaacattttaaaatttccaattgttttaatacataattaaactcctaaataaaataattattttatatgtgtatatatatatgtgtgtgtgtgtgtgtgtgtgtttaaaaataaattgaaaattttaaggaGGGTCAAGGCGCCCATGGacccaaataaaattaaaatttgtataaaaatatcatagaaATATGTTAGTTTATGTCATTTTACATTTTCCATCTACTTTAATAAGTAATTACTTATGATTTAATATGTCAGCTTAAAAGCTTTCAGCTACCGCTTTCATCTATGTTTGATATAACTAGCTAGGAGTTAGCTCAAAGTTGAAAAACTAGTCGATACCTGAAAGTTTATTGTTGGTAACTGAAAATTGAAAAGCTAAGTTATTAAATCATAAGTTGAGAATAGTTAgaattcaaattaataattccaattatctaaatattattataaatcttttttaaaattttgaaaatattataaatacttttttaaaactaaGAATAGTTGTGtgtaatattaatttcaaattaaatgactttaattttttaaaaattattttaaatttttaaaagacgttataaatgtttaattgtaattaagaatatttgaaattaaataattaaattcttatttacTAACTtccattatttaaaaattgttaaaaatgtttttcttaaaaattgttttatcatataataaatatgatatctaatcaaatttaacacaaattaatgtaaatataatattgtattgacttttaattatttaagtatgtgttattaaatttacatgtctttcattcatttacttaattttgttttcaataattttttataaaagatataaaattattgatcTTCATGAAAGTGATTATAATGGAATAATTTAAGttactttgataaaaaaataatttgggaTTTGTTACGTAATTCATTTGTTTATACAAACTTCTTTGACTTTAAGTGGACAATattgtcaaaattaattttatacttgtatttgaaaaatattcattttcaatTATCTTCTATCAtttcttattaataaataagttatacATTGTAGACATTTGAATTgaatttagatttttctcaatagcataaacaattaataaaattgttaatataattttttatataataaaaaaattctcttcaAATTTATGCATGTAATAACGGGTAttatttagtatatatatatatatatatatatatatatatatatatatatatataaaagtaactGGCTTTAAACtttgtgtaaaaaatatttaatgtgcatTATATATCCCTTTTTTgaaaatacttaaaattaatacaattttaattttaagttgtttagaaaatttaattgttattgatTGATCGTGTAAAATAGTTATACATTGACAAATCACATATGTTGAAgatgataatttatgattgaataacactataaaactaatttttatactatCAGTGCAGTTAAACTTTATCACTAAAACAATTAAGTTGTTACTTTtaggatgaaaataaaagtaactaCTTAAATAAAGATCCCATTTAAAACTTTCACAATATCAAATAAGTTAAAGGTTTAAAAGTTAATGTTGGCtaccttaaaaaaaagttaatattgactaaaaataaaatttcctctatttttcatattgattatggatttctcttctttCATAGAGGTGTTATTGCTTCAATGACTTTATTAGATTAAttgattaacaattaatatatcATTATTCGATAGAATTAGATTTTATCTTCTTGAATAAAGATCTTATTTAAGTAATTTAGGTGAATATTTCGCATCAATatcatgataataaaaaaaatttgattagcaaatattattaatcaatgttgacttaaataagtttttcaaaatgTCTTGATTGAAAATACTCTcacatttttagaaaaaaaaatccaatgcaATGAATTCTAACCATATATATCAAttccacaaaaaaaataaaaaatcatatatatcaaTTGGTGAAAGATTAAAAAGTGAATAGAGAAAATActtaacattataaaaaataagcatGATTAATTGACATAAAAATATTCCACTTGCAAACAAACAATTAATTCCATATTCTAAAATCtcatataaagaaataaatacgTACCATTCTATTTATCACAAAAGGAAATAAATCCAGAAAGTTATCATtcttatatacttatatatgaagatttttttttggtaacggAACGGGCATATgcagattaatatatatttatattattataacatTTTATTCTTTGTTTCACCTACATTGATTACatctaattttattcatattataCCAAATCAAACATACCACCACCCTAAAATACCATAAGTGCAGAGCAGATGCAGTATATAAAGGCTGttttatataagtatataacctATGGTTTTGCAATAATCCAAAggaattaaaattgtcataaggTAAGGTGTGTGAATTTATACATACATAGATTAAGGATTTAGGACCAAAGAGGGAGATATGAATGTGACAAATAAGCCAAACCCAGATGGTTCCACCAATGGGTTTCAGTCTCAGCTTCAAGTTCAACAACAAAATGGGTGGGAGCAGGGATCATCTAGACTCAGACCCACTAAACCTTACCCTGCACCAACGGCTCGGTACCAGGACATTGTTCGTGATGCAAACCTCTTCTGGGGAACGCTTCAAGCTTTTCACAAAATACTTGGCACCAAATACAAGTACGAATTTAAATACCCTCTTTTCAATTGCTCTCTTTCAGTGTGTGTTTTGTTGCTGATTcttgtttttttcctttatggGGTTAGTTAATTTGTTTATGGGGGTGTCAATTTGTGTGCTTTTtggtgtgtttttgttttctccccCACATGGCCAGCTATCTTTTTTAGCTGATggtgaaaaatgaaattatgaaaattgcTTGTTTTGTATTGAGTTTAGAGTTCTAAAGCTTGCATGGTTAGTTAATGATCATGAAAATTGTCATGTTAGTGCTTTTTGCTATGCTGTTAAAACTTGCCCTGGTTCTGTTGGTCGGGCAATTGGGAAAATTGTGGTTAATTGATTTTCTTGATGTTTTGGACTTTGGTCTGGTTGGCTTTAACGAGTTTGATGCTtccttcaattaattttatagtacACCTGTTATTTTCTCCTGTCTATTTATTTGCACATGGAGTGTTGAATGAAGTCTGGATGATGCAGAAAagcaatataattaaaattgatgtcaCTTTTCCTCTTTTGTTTGTGTAGGGTTGCTACTGTGGGAGGAACGTCACTTGATCTACATCGCCTTTTTGTCGAAGTTACATCTCGTGGTGGGATTGAAAAGGTTGCATTGCGTAAATCGTTCTCTATTAATTGTAGAAAATCAGTCCCTTTGTGTCTGAAACAaatgtgttttgttttctttgtctaattttccttttatttatgaTGTGATTTTGGTTGAATTGAGTTTGGTTTTCTTTCAGCAGATTTGGTGCTGATTGTAGAGATTTTAGGTTTGAGATTTATCTATGATACAGCTCTGTGCTctgttagattcaatttttctctttgatataaCTGTTTAAAAATGACCCTCCTAAGCGTTTCTTAAATTTATGTAGGTGATTGTTGATCGTAAGTGGAAGGAAGTGATTCTGACCTTCAATTTCAAAGATACCATAACGAGTGCATCATTTGTGGTGCGCAAATCCTATCTATCGATGCTTTATCACTATGAGCAAGTGTATTATTTTGGGAGGCAAGGCATTCCTCCCCCAACACCTGGTAAGAAaagatgattttctttttcctctcttgtTTGAGATCCTACATTGACCAGTAATATGGTCAAACTAGAGGATATATGTGGGAGACATCTCTCACTTCTTGAGCTTGTTATTtggttgagttaggcccaaacCCAAATTCTAAAATGGTACTAGAGTTTATCCTACTAATTGTTGTTGAGCTTATCAGGTCTTGAGATATTCAGTATTGGCCAaaatagagtatataagtggggACAATTCCCACATATTGTTTTTGGGATTGAGTTAGGTTTAAACccaaattctaagatggtaGCAGAGTCTATGATAATGATTGTTGTTGGGTTCATCAAGCCTCAAGATGTCCAGACCTCAGTGCGAGGGGGTGTCATAGATTCTACATTGACTAGTGGTATGGtgaaaatagaatatataataggGGCAACTCTAACCTTGAGTTTGCTTTTGAGGTTGACGTAAGTCTAAACTCAAATTCTAGCATGGTATCAAAGTCTATCCTAGTGATTGTTGTTGGGTCTATCGCGCTTTGAGAGGTTGCATTGGAGACCCCACATCAAATAGTGACATGGCCACAATAGACTATATAAATGAGGGACAACTCTCACCTCTTGAGTTAGCTTTTGGGATTGAGTTAGGCCCAAATCCAAGTTTTAAGACGTAACCAtgctgtgatttttttttttttcatctttgacTATTCAATACTTTCATTTACCCAGATCTTATGATTAGAGGCCAATCAGGCCAACCCTATAGCTCGACAACCATTCCAGAAGTTGCTGCTGTGAATGATTCACCTGTTCAGAGTAAGCCAACATATAGATCTGTGTACTGCTTTGATACTTCATATATTCATTTGACTCtatatttttgttctcttaAAACTGTGCTTAATGAGACATAGTCATAATCTCCAAATTACTAAAACCTTGTTTGAGCAATTTATGTAAGACCGTTTTTTAATAGAATGTACTTGGGAAGAATCAATTTTGGAAAAAGTTTCTTTTAGTAGACAGAGTCCTTTGTTTCacataaagtaatttttaagaaTCAATTTGTTTGGACAGTATGATGTATAATAACTTTGGGTGGGaaattaccaaaataaaaattaatgcatTTTATTGTGTGTGAATATTTAGTACTTTAATGGAGGCCAAACTTGATTATTAAGGTTTTGTTGAAATCTAAGGTTTAGGTAGAAAATGTGGAAAACAGATAAAAATGTTTACAATATGATGAGACTAATATTAGATGTTATAGGATACCCTAACCTAATGTTCAAATTTGTATTAATTCTTTGTTAGATACTAGTACTACTTGTACTGGTCCAAGATAACTTAAAATATGACTGATAGCCATAATATTGTGACAGATTACATGACTGGAAAGCTTTAAAACATACGATTGCCAGCTTCCTTGTGCCAACAATTTTGACACATTTCTCATGATTTAGGCTATACTTTTTGTTGTCATCAATAAGCAAGTTGAAGATAACACCTACAATATTTTAATGTGATGTGAAAATAGAAGTAGGGAGCATGCTTTTcttagaaaatttattttttctcgtCCTGTGATTATTAGTAAATATTGGCTTCTGTTCTTTTGAAATTGGAAGTAATGAAACAAATCACTGTTCTTAATGATTTGTTTCTACAACTTTCACTTTGCATTGCTTTGTAGCTTTGTGTTCATCCAATCGTGGTAAGTGGATATACTTCTCATGTATAACTGTGATAAGGATTTGCTTTCTAATTTGCAGGTACTCCAGTACAGGCACATGATGATATGGTTTCTGGAACAATTGATGCGAAATTTGATGGTGGATATGTAGTTACAGTGATTCTAGGTTCTGAGCAGCTGAAAGGTGTCCTGTTTCATGTTCCTGATAATGTGTCCCAGAGTTCTCATGCCGAAGGCACATCTAGTTCACAGAATCTTGGTGATGGCACATCTAATTCACAGAGTCGAAAGAGAGCAAAATATGCTCCACGTGATCCATTTCGGCCAAAGTCGAACAGGAGCGGTTACAACTTTTTCTTTGCTGAGAATTATGCCAGGCTGAAGCCCTCATATCATGGGCAGGAGAGAGCAATTAGTAAGAGGATTGGGTTTCTATGGAACAATCTGTCAGAAGCTGAAAGACAGGTATAGGTGCACTCCTTTCACCCATGACGACAGTTTTgtgcttttgttttgttttgctgctgattcctttttctttttataatttcacatgctGGTCTCTGACATATAGTGAAGATGAAGGGAAATAAATGGAAAAGTTATGTGTATCTGGACTAGTTTTTCAGGCACATGGatcattttccttcttttcccaTCATTTACCTCTTACTAATCAGGCAAATGCTGCATTGAGTTCTGTTTTAAGATTCAGAAAATTAATGACGTGTGTATTTTTCTGCTTACAGTTTCTATGAAACCTTACCTTGATGCTACATACTTTGTTGCTTCTTATATTTTCATTCTATGTAGCTATTATTGATGGAGTTGCTAATCTAGATTCTAGATATGTGTTAGATCTCAAAACAGTTTCTGTTCTCTTCTTTGTACACATGGTTTGATTCTTAGCTATTTTTCATTCCAACCTAGAACTAAGCTAAACTTGACATTTGAGATAATGTTCCCCcacaagttttatattttaaaactaactaTTTTTCTATTTGCTTATGGAAGCTATAAGGGATAACCAATTGTAATTCTATGTGGATAATAACGGCTTCTTAAATGTGAGAAAATATTAGGAAGGCTATAAATATAAGAAGGGTTATATTTGTTTTGGTAATAATagccttttgcttttttttttccttttataaaatttaacttgTCAGAGAAAAAGTTGGGTTAAccatagaataaaaatacattagcATGTTGACCAAAGTTCAATTCTTTGTTGTATGTATGGAAAAGATTTTGTTAGGAGACACAAAGCTCACTTTGGTGATCTTTATGTCTTGAAGGGCTCAGTCTCTACCTATCAGCTGGAGATACCTTCAGtgctaaaaaaaatgcatttgctTGCCAAAAACAGAATATCGATGTGGGGCTACCTTATTTGTTTGGGGTTATATTCTGGGATTATTTATCTCTTAGATTTTCTCATgcgttgttgttttttttattttgtgtgtgtgtgcgtgtgtgaaTTTGATGCAGGTTTATCAAGAGAAAGGGATGAGAGATAAGGAAAGATACAGGACTGAACTGATGGAGTACAAATCCAATAATTCAACTCCAAATGCTCAATAGGCTGTTTTATGTAATCCTTAGATTGCCATttcatatgttttttcttttgttcttttccatTTTATATGTTTGTTATAGTTCATTTTCTTATCATTCTGCATAGAAGCTTAGAAAGAGTAGCTTTGTGACAATTCTGGTGTAAATTAGGCTAAATGGTTTTAATAAACATCTTGTAGCAGTTTGTTTACTGTGATATGGTAATCTTGTCACCCCGAGATGCTCATTAGTTTTAGAGGTATTACCTTAAGCCTTGTTTGTTTACTGTTTTCAGAAACAGTTTTCTGTTTAGAGGTATATGGTAGTCTTGTGCAATTGGCACCCAGTGAGGAGTTGCCCAAAAATCATGATTTGCTTGgaattaactaaaaatatgtttgggTGGTTgtgagttttttgttttttggttttatgtatttttcaaaacaaaacatgtttaccaaaatTGGAGttgaaatgttttttaatttattttcaaaacacttttatattcattttaaaaaccaagaaaaaagatttcataaattttatttctagttTTAAAAAAGCACACACTTCTAACATttgaaaatgacattttttactGTTACCATTATCGACACTGTTACGATCATTGTCACTGTCGCCAATGTCACTTTTATCACTGTTAGTGCCATCGACATTATCATCAATGTCGCCTCCACCATTGCCTCCTTAACTATTACCACTACTACTATCTTTATCACGGTCATTGTTTGTTATTATCATCGTCATTAATGTTACCTTTATTGCTACCAACATTGCACCACCACAAGATATTGCTATCACTCCCCCACTACTATTATAACCACCACCACACATAAGCACTTTCAAACTAATTGTAATAGGATAAGAAACTTTCAAAATgagtttattttgaaactaaaaattggagaaaaaactaaaactaaatttttaaaaccaaaattatttgttatttttaaaaatgtcaaaaCTCAACTAAAAATCACCCCAAACAAGATCTTATTTAATacgattatataaaaatttaacataaataaatagaggtttttttttataagcaagcATACACATATTGTCTAAAATAAactcatttaaatatttgtttagaacaatttattttattaaataacttaattatttaGCTTGAAATTCAAAGATGAAATGTTAAGAATGATATGTATTAggttattatgttaattaaataaGACATATGTTATTGTTAAGATTGTGATAAAATTAAAGTGGGAGAGATAATGTGAAATAGAGTGATGTATacatttaagagaaaaaaaaatattatgcattCATAGTATggtaagtttgttgattttttacaataaatattttaaaagtcacaTTAATAGTGATTTGTGATTGGAtgataatacaaaattattttacattgtcaATGCATAATCCTCAAATTCTATATTTAATGTGAAAAAGGTTATcggtagaaaaaaaatcaaaaaaaatattttccaccatcttaaacatgtcttgaaaaataatacaatattaaaaaaatgtgatgtgTCAAAtgactcttttctttttgtgttaAATTAAACTTGTCAAATTCCAATCTAACCAGCTTGAACCTGTGTCTAGTGCTTGACTCATTTTGTAAAGCTGCTGGATTTAAAGTCATTTAACAAAAGTCCAAGTTCATAGCTTCAAAAAAACATTTCTAAGGATAAGTCTACCTTGAGTTTGGTTACATATGTTGTATTGACAAGTATCTTGGCTATCCTACTCTGACTGGGAGAGTTAATGAGAGAGACTCTAATTTCATTCTAGACAAGATCCAAGGCAGATTGACAGGATGGAAAAAGCAAGCTTCTTAATAGAGCTAGTAAGACTATTTTGGCTAAATCTATTTTAGAGGCTATTCTAACATATACTATGCAAAATGTTTGGATTCCTAAAGGGGTGTGTGTGATAGTATTGATGTTAATATTCGTTCCTTTATTTGGGGAAAACCTCATACGCACTGGGTGGATTGGAATTCAGTAACTCAACCAAAATCTCTAGGGGGTTTAGGTTTGAGGAAGACACAAGATATTAAAGTCACCCTCCTCGGGAAACAAGTCTGGTCTCTATTGCATGATGATGATAAGCTTTGGACCAAATTTCTCAGTGATAAATATCGTCATGGAGCCAATATTCTTCAAATGCAGAATCTCAAATGGGTCATGAATTCATGGAACTTAATTATTAAGGTGAAAAATGTTCTTAATAAGGGTTTTATTTATAGGATTGGGTGTGGTGATATTTCCTTTTGGTATGACAAGTAGATTCCTAATGGACTTCTTTGTCATGAGGTTCTGATGCATACAGGGAGAGAGAGCTAGTAGAAATATTAGAACCAGGTAAGGAAGTTTTCCAAATTTCTGCCTCCTTTATTGCTCAACCAAAAGTTACATATATAGGGAGCAAAAATAGAATAACAAACTAAGAAATGGATCCACTAATCCACTACTAACAGAAAGGATAAGCTAGCACTAGTCCACTACAGCAAGCACTAACTAACTgacaagcattttttttaaaagatcaaaCTAGCATATTGCCCTGAATCTGTTAAGTGTCTTGGAGTGATAATTCTTCTTGTGGACCTTTCACTCGTGCCACCTTGATGCTTGATTGTGGGCCTATCAATCCCTACACCATCTGGCAACACTTTGCCCTTAAGGTGGAAATCTTCTTTTGAATTGGCCCAAACCTCCTAGGAAGTGTCATCTGGGTGCAAACATTCCCACTGTACTAGAACGAGGTTCACCCTCTATGACGTCCCAACGAGTGTCAATAATCGTGGGAGGTGAAATTATAGGTTGGTGTTCAAAAACGTGAGGTGGTAAGGCTATAGGCCCATCCTTGTTCGAAGGAGTTTGATAAAATGGTTTGAGTACAGAACAGTGAAAAACAAGATGAATTCGTGAACCTCTGAAAGCTATAATTTATAAGCTACCTTGCCAATACGAGATAAAATCTTAAATGGGCCATATAGTCTTTTGGCAAGTTTCAAATAAGAGGTTCGGGTAGCTGAAAGTTGACAGTAAGGCCCAAGCTTGACCATGACCCACTGTCTTGGCTCAAAATTAACATCCCTCTTGTGATTGTCTGCTATGGTCATCATTTGGGCTTGTACTTTCAGGAGTTTCTTTcacaatttaacaaaaatagcTTCCCTGTCAATTAGCATATCATCCACAACGACAACTGGTGAAGATCTCAAAAGGTATTGGGGAATACTGGATGGCTTTCTTCCAAAGGTT encodes the following:
- the LOC114409348 gene encoding high mobility group B protein 10-like isoform X2 — its product is MNVTNKPNPDGSTNGFQSQLQVQQQNGWEQGSSRLRPTKPYPAPTARYQDIVRDANLFWGTLQAFHKILGTKYKVATVGGTSLDLHRLFVEVTSRGGIEKVIVDRKWKEVILTFNFKDTITSASFVVRKSYLSMLYHYEQVYYFGRQGIPPPTPGTPVQAHDDMVSGTIDAKFDGGYVVTVILGSEQLKGVLFHVPDNVSQSSHAEGTSSSQNLGDGTSNSQSRKRAKYAPRDPFRPKSNRSGYNFFFAENYARLKPSYHGQERAISKRIGFLWNNLSEAERQVYQEKGMRDKERYRTELMEYKSNNSTPNAQ
- the LOC114409348 gene encoding high mobility group B protein 10-like isoform X1, coding for MNVTNKPNPDGSTNGFQSQLQVQQQNGWEQGSSRLRPTKPYPAPTARYQDIVRDANLFWGTLQAFHKILGTKYKVATVGGTSLDLHRLFVEVTSRGGIEKVIVDRKWKEVILTFNFKDTITSASFVVRKSYLSMLYHYEQVYYFGRQGIPPPTPDLMIRGQSGQPYSSTTIPEVAAVNDSPVQSTPVQAHDDMVSGTIDAKFDGGYVVTVILGSEQLKGVLFHVPDNVSQSSHAEGTSSSQNLGDGTSNSQSRKRAKYAPRDPFRPKSNRSGYNFFFAENYARLKPSYHGQERAISKRIGFLWNNLSEAERQVYQEKGMRDKERYRTELMEYKSNNSTPNAQ